The Zonotrichia albicollis isolate bZonAlb1 chromosome 9, bZonAlb1.hap1, whole genome shotgun sequence genome has a window encoding:
- the FBXL12 gene encoding F-box/LRR-repeat protein 12 isoform X2, producing the protein MGWWGVTGQEAPGRGHGNKWHKWDGRGWMRHRGSMRRSEAAPGGAVGKKGVKQGGPEPSGAPGPTGTCEAALAGRAGAGEGFVVATAAMAARPALPDSVLVQVLALLPLRDRLRAARVCRRWQQLAQDRAVWTHVDLSPHRISRRTLWHLVRHRLPDSLSTLRMRGAPRSGGKQRLLSPALLAALRKRCPQLHRLCLTETDLRHVPYESMPASVTTLELSLCDIPDAWFCVSPSVPPPQNHLKTLSLCGTYGVTDMGIQAAAPHLEELERLTLRHCIIGDAAMVFIGRHMKQLRYLEISNAYFLTNRGLVAIVTLEHLETLCLDLYDLVSLGTVIALLQVLPRLNHLKLGGTCFEDELLGKIQENFPHCTISHTL; encoded by the exons ATGGGGTGGTGGGGGGTAACGGGACAAGAGGCACCGGGCAGGGGACACGGGAACAAGTGGCACAAGTGGGATGGGCGAGGCTGGATGAGACACCGGGGCTCAATGCGGAGGAGCGAGGCGGCACCGGGAGGGGCTGTCGGTAAGAAGGGGGTTAAACAGGGAGGTCCCGAGCCCAGCGGAGCACCGGGGCCTACCGGTACCTGCGAGGCCGCGCtcgcgggccgggccggggctggtgAGGGCTTTGTTGTAGCAACGGCCGCGATGGCGGCGCGGCCGGCCCTGCCCGACTCGGTGCTGGTGcaggtgctggcgctgctgccgcTGCGGGACCGGCTGCGAGCGGCCAG GGTGTGCcggcggtggcagcagctgGCGCAGGACCGAGCGGTCTGGACACATGTGGATCTGAGCCCTCACCGG ATCAGCCGCCGCACGCTGTGGCACCTGGTGCGGCACCGCCTCCCCGACAGCCTGAGCACGCTGCGGATGCGGGGCGCGCCTCGCTCCGGCGGCAAGCAGCGGCTCCTCTCGCCGGCACTGCTGGCTGCCCTTCGGAAGCGCTGCCCCCAGCTCCATCGGCTGTGCCTGACCGAGACCGACCTCCGCCATGTCCCGTACGAGAGCATGCCCGCCTCTGTCACCACGCTGGAGCTGAGCCTCTGCGACATCCCCGACGCCTGGTTCTGCGTGTCCCCTTCGGTGCCGCCGCCACAG AACCACTTGAAGACGCTGAGCCTTTGCGGCACGTACGGCGTCACTGACATGGGGATCCAAGCGGCAGCTCCGcacctggaggagctggaacGCCTGACCCTGCGGCACTGCATCATTGGCGATGCTGCCATGGTGTTCATCGGGCGGCACATGAAGCAGCTCCGCTACCTGGAAATCAGCAACGCCTACTTCCTGACAAACAGGGGGCTGGTGGCTATCGTGACCCTGGAGCACCTGGAGACGCTGTGCCTTGACCTCTATGATTTGGTCTCCCTTGGTACTGTTATCGCTTTGCTGCAAGTGCTGCCTCGCCTGAACCACCTCAAATTAGGTGGAACTTGCTTTGAAGATGAACTCCTCGGTAAAATTCAGGAGAATTTTCCACATTGCACCATATCTCACACTCTGTGA
- the FBXL12 gene encoding F-box/LRR-repeat protein 12 isoform X1 has protein sequence MGWWGVTGQEAPGRGHGNKWHKWDGRGWMRHRGSMRRSEAAPGGAVGKKGVKQGGPEPSGAPGPTGTCEAALAGRAGAGEGFVVATAAMAARPALPDSVLVQVLALLPLRDRLRAARVCRRWQQLAQDRAVWTHVDLSPHRISRRTLWHLVRHRLPDSLSTLRMRGAPRSGGKQRLLSPALLAALRKRCPQLHRLCLTETDLRHVPYESMPASVTTLELSLCDIPDAWFCVSPSVPPPQVQHLAIDSIPTFSDHHLLDISSQNHLKTLSLCGTYGVTDMGIQAAAPHLEELERLTLRHCIIGDAAMVFIGRHMKQLRYLEISNAYFLTNRGLVAIVTLEHLETLCLDLYDLVSLGTVIALLQVLPRLNHLKLGGTCFEDELLGKIQENFPHCTISHTL, from the exons ATGGGGTGGTGGGGGGTAACGGGACAAGAGGCACCGGGCAGGGGACACGGGAACAAGTGGCACAAGTGGGATGGGCGAGGCTGGATGAGACACCGGGGCTCAATGCGGAGGAGCGAGGCGGCACCGGGAGGGGCTGTCGGTAAGAAGGGGGTTAAACAGGGAGGTCCCGAGCCCAGCGGAGCACCGGGGCCTACCGGTACCTGCGAGGCCGCGCtcgcgggccgggccggggctggtgAGGGCTTTGTTGTAGCAACGGCCGCGATGGCGGCGCGGCCGGCCCTGCCCGACTCGGTGCTGGTGcaggtgctggcgctgctgccgcTGCGGGACCGGCTGCGAGCGGCCAG GGTGTGCcggcggtggcagcagctgGCGCAGGACCGAGCGGTCTGGACACATGTGGATCTGAGCCCTCACCGG ATCAGCCGCCGCACGCTGTGGCACCTGGTGCGGCACCGCCTCCCCGACAGCCTGAGCACGCTGCGGATGCGGGGCGCGCCTCGCTCCGGCGGCAAGCAGCGGCTCCTCTCGCCGGCACTGCTGGCTGCCCTTCGGAAGCGCTGCCCCCAGCTCCATCGGCTGTGCCTGACCGAGACCGACCTCCGCCATGTCCCGTACGAGAGCATGCCCGCCTCTGTCACCACGCTGGAGCTGAGCCTCTGCGACATCCCCGACGCCTGGTTCTGCGTGTCCCCTTCGGTGCCGCCGCCACAGGTACAACACCTCGCTATCGACAGCATTCCCACCTTTTCTGACCATCATCTTCTTGACATTTCCTCACAGAACCACTTGAAGACGCTGAGCCTTTGCGGCACGTACGGCGTCACTGACATGGGGATCCAAGCGGCAGCTCCGcacctggaggagctggaacGCCTGACCCTGCGGCACTGCATCATTGGCGATGCTGCCATGGTGTTCATCGGGCGGCACATGAAGCAGCTCCGCTACCTGGAAATCAGCAACGCCTACTTCCTGACAAACAGGGGGCTGGTGGCTATCGTGACCCTGGAGCACCTGGAGACGCTGTGCCTTGACCTCTATGATTTGGTCTCCCTTGGTACTGTTATCGCTTTGCTGCAAGTGCTGCCTCGCCTGAACCACCTCAAATTAGGTGGAACTTGCTTTGAAGATGAACTCCTCGGTAAAATTCAGGAGAATTTTCCACATTGCACCATATCTCACACTCTGTGA
- the ESPNL gene encoding espin-like protein, with translation MAEVREEPPAPRAVRVCRICVDFLQSPAAAVEPCGHVFCHACIQPQAGPDAAATCPTCQGPIGGIRRQQRQQQQNQNQNQQQNQNQQQQQNQQEARQDPAPLSSQLSPRCRRRPAPLPPQPPGPAGMEPGRSMPAEMKLRKPSQRAGIPAPFLAHSDGAPGPARPPRPDPAEVDAESLVPTHDERGRLIPEWKRQVMVRRLRARLADEEPAGGQDAGSWSFSPSHQGVLGPFGELLTETDLYQLERAVESLRLRRRGEVYQSELRRLVRELRALLPAPLLNISVRSPPPAPGQPLPVWCGRLAVAVNSLAALLGNMEGLPAPRAAAAVPAAPCALPPAAGHPREPGGSLAQREIRQCGVCVRSLRGAFEPAWGAAGSAPAGPREAEAASDSGISCEEAFSDGGSPRQGKRQGPEWGSLRKERIVMLFLSHWRRSAYAPLRPAGAGDPRETAGSGAGAAARLARQRAAIQKLLNGWRDAASRRPPPPPPARTLLSPEQFVSAAGGGPAEYESLSLELFMLGYFRILEQDLSPEERRGRHLLCFEVFEQLGRHGWRAVRAFHRAVIDEIAAGRRGWRDGFDDIKARYFGTPHGPGQLPGLPGDEGDEICRYIDRSFAFWKEKEAEIFSLEE, from the exons atggcagaggtcAGGGAGGAGCCCCCCGCGCCCCGAGCCGTGCGGGTGTGCCGCATCTGCGTGGATTTCCTGCAGAGCCCCGCTGCTGCCGTGGAGCCCTGCGGACACGTGTTCTGCCACGCCTGCATCCAGCCCCAGGCCGGGCCCGACGCCGCCGCCACCTGCCCGACCTGCCAAGGGCCCATCGGGGGCATCCGc cggcagcagcggcagcagcagcagaaccagaACCAGAACCAGCAGCAGAACCagaaccagcagcagcagcagaaccagcAGGA ggcacGACAGGACCCGGCCCCCTtgagcagccagctcagcccccGCTGCAG GAGGAGGCCCGCGCCTCTGCCCCCGCAGCCGCCGGGCCCGGCAGGGATGGAGCCCGGCAGGTCGATGCCGGCCGAGATGAAGCTCCGCAAGCCCTCGCAGCGGGCCGGGATCCCGGCGCCCTTCCTCGCACACTCG GACGGGGCGCCCGGGCCGGCGAGGCCCCCCAGGCCGGACCCCGCGGAGGTGGACGCGGAATCGCTGGTGCCCACGCACGATGAGCGGGGCCGGCTCATCCCCGAGTGGAAGCGGCAGGTGATGGTGCGGCGGCTGCGGGCCCGGCTGGCGGACGAGGAGCCGGCGGGAGGGCAG GATGCCGGCTCCTGGAGCTTCTCGCCCTCCCACCAAGGCGTGCTGGGCCCGTTCGGGGAGCTGCTGACCGAGACAGACCTGTATCAGTTGGAGAGGGCAGTGGAGAGCCTGCGGCTGCGGCGGCGCGGCGAGGTGTACCAGAGCGAGCTGCGGCGCCTGGTGCGGGAGCTGCGCGCCCTCCTGCCCGCCCCGCTGCTCAACATCTCCGTCCGCAGCCCCCCGCCCGCTCCGGGCCAGCCCCTGCCCGTCTGGTGCGGCCGCCTGGCCGTCGCCGTCAACAGCCTGGCCGCGCTGCTGGGCAACATGGAGGGGCTGCCGGCTCCCCGCGCTGCCGCGGCCGTGCCCGCCGCTCCCTGCGCTCTCCCCCCGGCCGCCGGGCATCCCCGGGAGCCGGGGGGCAGCCTGGCCCAGCGGGAGATCCGGCAGTGCGGGGTTTGCGTCCGCAGCCTGCGCGGCGCCTTCGAGCCCGCCTGGGGGGCGGCGGGCAGCGCTCCGGCCGGGCCCCGCGAGGCGGAGGCCGCCAGCGACTCGGGCATCAGCTGCGAGGAGGCGTTTTCCGACGGCGGCTCCCCGCGGCAGGGGAAGCGGCAGGGGCCGGAGTGGGGCAGCTTGAGGAAGGAACGGATCGTGATGCTCTTCCTGAGCCACTGGAGACGCTCCGCGTACGCGCCCTTACGGCCCGCCGGGGCCGGGGACCCTCGGGAGAcagcggggagcggggccggggctgcggcccGCCTGGCCCGGCAGCGAGCGGCCATCCAGAAGCTGCTGAACGGCTGGAGGGACGCCGCCTCccgccggccgccgccgccgccccccgcccgcacCCTGCTCTCCCCGGAGCAGTTCGTgtcggcggcgggcggcggcccgGCCGAGTACGAGAGCCTGTCGCTGGAGCTGTTCATGCTGGGCTATTTCCGCATCCTGGAGCAGGACCTGTCCCCCGAGGAGCGCCGAGGCCGCCACCTGCTCTGCTTCGAGGTATTCGAGCAGCTGGGCCGGCACGGCTGGCGGGCGGTGCGCGCCTTCCACCGCGCCGTCATCGACGAGATCGCGGCCGGGCGGCGCGGCTGGCGCGACGGCTTCGACGACATCAAGGCTCGCTACTTCGGGACTCCGCACGGCCCGGGCCAGCTGCCGGGGCTGCCCGGCGACGAGGGGGACGAGATTTGTCGCTACATCGATCGCAGCTTCgccttttggaaggagaaggaggccGAGatcttcagcctggaggagtga
- the SFT2D3 gene encoding vesicle transport protein SFT2C, whose product MADLGRQLHEYLAQSKASAAATGPSAVPAAPAAGGSQEEAGDGGGLRAWLGALNPFPPGSAPGATVWPWTGEEDPWLPGLSRWQRLAGSGLCVLLAALCFGLAGLCVPLLLLRARKFALLWSLGSLCALGAAALLRGPARLLREPGRGALLYLGALFGTLYAALALRSTALTALGAAAQLGIAATALLAALPGGAAGLRRLAALLRAAVCGRGKAALPL is encoded by the coding sequence ATGGCGGACCTGGGCCGGCAGCTGCACGAGTACCTCGCGCAGTCCAAGGCCTCTGCTGCCGCCACCGGCCCCAGCGCGGTCCCCGCAGCGCCGGCGGCCGGCGGCTCGCAGGAGGAGGCGGGGGACGGCGGCGGGCTGCGGGCCTGGCTGGGGGCGCTGAACCCGTTCCCGCCGGGCAGTGCCCCGGGCGCCACGGTGTGGCCTTGGACGGGAGAGGAGGACCCGTGGCTGCCGGGGCTGTCTCGCTGGCAGCGGCTGGCGGGCAGCGGGCTGTGCGTGCTTCTGGCCGCGCTGTGCTTCGGGCTGGCCGGGCTGTGcgtgccgctgctgctgctgcgcgCCCGCAAGTTCGCGCTGCTCTGGTCGCTGGGCTCGCTGTGCGCGCTGGGCGCCGCCGCGCTGCTGCGCGGGCCCGCCCGGCTGCTGCGGGAGCCCGGCCGCGGGGCGCTGCTCTACCTCGGCGCGCTCTTCGGGACGCTGTACGCCGCGCTGGCGCTGCGCAGCACCGCGCTCACCGCGCTGGGCGCCGCCGCGCAGCTCGGCATCGCCGCCACGGCGCTCCTGGCCGCGCTGCCCGGCGGTGCCGCCGGCCTGCGCCGCCTGGCCGCGCTGCTCCGCGCCGCTGTGTGCGGCCGAGGCAAGGCGGCGCTGCCTCTGTGA